One Halobacterium sp. DL1 DNA window includes the following coding sequences:
- a CDS encoding DEAD/DEAH box helicase: MSEQVQRVDTLFLHETGGDYAVEARRDDERLFRAKLELTERDAGPRPGKFRVQAGSGEEPRSPDQFVEIARRAGRIRISQQTSRSGRQELQEMLGAYQLEATAVRTCRYCAGKGRYSPITSETAIKADDEYICQDCAVRELERELAFNGNMTGAAQARLEELLFEEQDLGKITGLLGGNLDPDLTKFDEVSATTDDIDPVPVSDLDLHPDLQGLLEDRFDDLLPVQSLSVENGLVEGDDQLVVSATATGKTLVGEIAGLNRLLEGKGKMLFLVPLVALANQKHEDFRDEYGHLANVTIRVGSSRIRDDGHAFDPSADVIVGTYEGIDHALRTGKDLGDIGTVVIDEVHTLKEDERGHRLDGLVSRLKYYCEERAKQSRNYDGAQWVYLSATVGNPGQLAAGLEAKLVEFEERPVPIERHVTFADGQEKPDIENKLVRREFDSESSKGYKGQTIIFTNSRRRCNEISRKLDYPSAPYHAGLDYGERKSVERKFGNQDLAAVVTTAALAAGVDFPASQVIFDTLAMGIEWLSVQEFEQMLGRAGRPDYHDRGKVYMLVEPDASYHGSMEGTEEEIAFKLLKGEMEDVVTHYDEAAAIEETLANVTVGGTAAKRLNDRMIGDVPTKHALGKLVEYEFIDGVTPTPLGRAVTTHFLEPGAAFMILDGVRKGKDPYDVVADLELRGEE; the protein is encoded by the coding sequence GCAGGCGGGTAGCGGCGAGGAGCCCCGCAGCCCCGACCAGTTCGTGGAGATAGCCCGGCGCGCCGGCCGGATCCGCATCAGCCAGCAGACCTCCCGGAGCGGGCGCCAGGAGCTCCAGGAGATGCTGGGCGCCTACCAGTTGGAGGCGACGGCGGTGCGGACGTGCCGGTACTGCGCGGGGAAGGGGCGGTACTCCCCGATCACGTCGGAGACGGCCATCAAAGCCGACGACGAGTACATCTGCCAGGACTGCGCGGTGCGGGAGCTGGAGCGCGAACTGGCGTTCAACGGGAACATGACGGGGGCGGCCCAGGCCCGCCTCGAGGAGCTGCTGTTCGAGGAGCAGGACCTCGGAAAGATCACGGGGCTGCTCGGCGGGAACCTCGACCCCGACCTGACGAAGTTCGACGAGGTGTCCGCGACGACGGACGACATCGACCCCGTGCCGGTGTCGGACCTCGACCTCCACCCCGACTTGCAGGGGTTGCTTGAGGACCGTTTCGACGACCTGCTGCCGGTACAGAGCCTCTCCGTCGAGAACGGCCTCGTCGAGGGAGACGACCAACTCGTGGTGTCGGCGACGGCGACCGGGAAGACCCTCGTCGGGGAGATAGCGGGCCTCAACCGGCTGCTCGAGGGGAAAGGGAAGATGCTGTTCCTCGTCCCCCTGGTCGCGCTCGCGAACCAGAAACACGAGGACTTCCGCGACGAGTACGGCCACCTCGCGAACGTCACCATCCGCGTGGGTTCGTCCCGAATCCGAGACGACGGCCACGCGTTCGACCCCTCCGCCGACGTCATCGTCGGGACGTACGAGGGCATCGACCACGCGCTGCGCACGGGGAAGGACCTCGGCGACATCGGCACTGTCGTCATCGACGAGGTGCACACGCTGAAAGAGGACGAGCGCGGCCACCGCCTCGACGGCCTCGTCTCGCGGCTGAAGTACTACTGCGAGGAGCGCGCCAAACAGTCCCGGAACTACGACGGCGCGCAGTGGGTCTACCTCTCGGCGACCGTCGGCAATCCCGGCCAGCTCGCGGCGGGTCTAGAGGCGAAGCTCGTGGAGTTCGAGGAGCGCCCGGTCCCCATCGAGCGCCACGTCACGTTCGCCGACGGCCAGGAGAAACCCGACATCGAGAACAAGCTCGTGCGCCGGGAGTTCGACAGCGAGTCCTCGAAGGGGTACAAGGGCCAGACCATCATCTTCACGAACTCCCGGCGGCGCTGCAACGAGATATCCCGGAAGCTCGACTACCCCTCGGCGCCGTACCACGCGGGCCTCGACTACGGCGAGCGCAAGTCCGTCGAGCGGAAGTTCGGCAACCAGGACCTCGCAGCCGTGGTGACGACGGCGGCGCTCGCGGCGGGGGTGGACTTCCCCGCCTCACAGGTAATCTTCGACACCCTCGCGATGGGCATCGAGTGGCTCTCCGTCCAGGAGTTCGAGCAGATGCTCGGGCGCGCCGGGCGCCCGGACTACCACGACCGCGGGAAGGTGTACATGCTCGTCGAACCGGACGCCTCCTACCACGGGTCGATGGAGGGCACCGAGGAGGAGATCGCGTTCAAACTCCTCAAGGGCGAGATGGAGGACGTCGTCACGCACTACGACGAGGCCGCCGCCATCGAGGAGACGCTCGCGAACGTCACCGTCGGCGGCACCGCCGCGAAGCGACTGAACGACCGCATGATCGGCGACGTGCCGACGAAGCACGCCCTGGGCAAACTCGTCGAGTACGAGTTCATCGACGGCGTGACGCCGACGCCGCTCGGCCGCGCGGTCACCACGCACTTCCTCGAACCCGGCGCCGCGTTCATGATTCTCGACGGCGTGCGCAAGGGGAAAGACCCCTACGACGTTGTGGCGGACCTCGAACTCCGGGGAGAAGAGTAG